Proteins from a single region of Hermetia illucens chromosome 3, iHerIll2.2.curated.20191125, whole genome shotgun sequence:
- the LOC119651395 gene encoding pupal cuticle protein Edg-84A-like: MLAKILFIFGLVVSSNTRSIHRYELGDRYYYLKALKQQEAARRLSDYYQPVDDYNFGYSVHDQYTGDIKSQKEARKGGVVQGSYELLDADGYKRIVDYTADDINGFNAFVRRVPFGSTGGRFIEPFATPAPSFATAAPFRPALRTPQSNHRFGPRVTQLYPYVTNNLNNYVSDYFNGYSEGDFHQYY, from the exons ATGTTAGCCAAG atctTATTTATATTTGGACTAGTTGTATCCAGCAATACCCGTTCAATTCATCGTTATGAATTAGGTGACCGCTACTATTATCTGAAGGCGTTGAAGCAGCAAGAGGCGGCCCGTAGACTTTCTGATTATTACCAACCGGTAGACGACTATAATTTTGGTTACTCTGTGCATGACCAATATACTGGCGATATAAAAAGTCAGAAAGAGGCCCGAAAAGGAGGTGTTGTTCAAGGCAGTTACGAACTTTTGGATGCAGATGGATACAAGCGGATTGTAGACTACACTGCAGATGATATTAATGGCTTTAATGCATTTGTTAGAAGAGTCCCGTTTGGGTCAACAGGAGGACGATTCATTGAACCTTTTGCAACACCAGCACCGTCTTTCGCAACTGCTGCTCCATTCAGACCCGCACTTAGAACACCGCAATCAAATCACCGATTTGGACCACGGGTTACACAACTGTATCCATACGTTACAAACAATCTAAACAATTATGTGTCAGATTATTTTAATGGATACTCGGAAGGAGACTTCCATCAATACTATTAA